One region of Bradyrhizobium betae genomic DNA includes:
- the lepA gene encoding translation elongation factor 4 — protein sequence MTTVPISNIRNFSIVAHIDHGKSTLADRLIQMTGGLSDREMAGKEQVLDSMDIERERGITIKAQTVRLAYRAKDGKDYIFNLMDTPGHVDFAYEVSRSLAACEGSLLVVDASQGVEAQTLANVYQALDNNHEIVPVLNKVDLPAAEPEKVKQQIEDVIGIDASDAVMISAKTGLGVPDVLEAIVTRLPPPKGDRDATLKALLVDSWYDVYLGVVVLIRVVDGVMKKGSRVRMMGTGAAYDVERVGFFTPKMTQVDELGPGEIGFITAAIKEVADTRVGDTITDDRKPVTEMLPGFKPAIPVVFCGLFPVDADDFETLRAAMGKLRLNDASFSFEMETSAALGFGFRCGFLGLLHLEIIQERLSREFDLNLIATAPSVIYKMKLNDGSEIEIHNPIDMPDVVKIAEIQEPWIEATILTPDEYLGSVLKLCQDRRGSQKELTYVGSRAMVKYDLPLNEVVFDFYDRLKSVSKGYASFDYHLTDYKPADLVKMQILVNNEPVDALSMLVHRTRAEGRGRAMVEKMKDLIPPHMFQIPIQAAIGGKVIARETVRALRKDVTAKCYGGDITRKRKLLEKQKEGKKKMRQFGKVDIPQEAFIAALKVDS from the coding sequence ATGACGACCGTCCCGATTTCGAACATCCGCAATTTCTCCATCGTCGCTCATATCGACCATGGCAAATCGACGCTGGCCGACCGCCTGATCCAGATGACGGGCGGCCTCTCCGACCGCGAGATGGCGGGCAAGGAGCAGGTGCTCGATTCCATGGACATCGAGCGCGAGCGCGGCATCACCATCAAGGCGCAGACGGTGCGCCTCGCCTACCGCGCCAAGGATGGCAAGGACTACATCTTCAACCTGATGGACACGCCCGGCCACGTCGACTTCGCCTACGAAGTCTCGCGGTCGCTGGCGGCCTGCGAGGGTTCTCTGCTGGTGGTCGACGCCAGCCAGGGCGTCGAGGCGCAGACACTGGCCAACGTCTACCAGGCGCTCGACAACAATCACGAGATCGTTCCGGTCCTGAACAAGGTCGACCTTCCCGCCGCCGAGCCCGAGAAGGTCAAGCAGCAGATCGAGGACGTCATCGGCATCGACGCCTCCGACGCGGTGATGATCTCGGCCAAGACCGGCCTCGGCGTTCCCGACGTGCTGGAGGCCATCGTCACCCGCCTGCCGCCGCCGAAGGGCGACCGCGACGCGACGCTGAAGGCGCTGCTGGTCGACAGCTGGTACGACGTCTATCTCGGCGTCGTCGTGCTGATCCGCGTCGTCGACGGCGTCATGAAGAAGGGCAGCCGCGTCCGCATGATGGGCACCGGTGCGGCCTATGACGTCGAGCGCGTCGGCTTCTTCACGCCGAAGATGACGCAGGTCGACGAGCTCGGTCCCGGCGAGATCGGCTTCATCACCGCCGCGATCAAGGAAGTGGCCGACACCCGCGTCGGCGACACCATCACCGACGACAGGAAGCCTGTCACCGAGATGCTGCCGGGCTTCAAGCCGGCGATCCCCGTGGTGTTCTGCGGCCTGTTCCCGGTCGATGCCGACGACTTCGAGACGCTGCGCGCCGCGATGGGCAAGCTGCGGCTGAACGACGCCAGCTTCTCGTTCGAGATGGAAACCTCGGCCGCACTCGGCTTCGGCTTCCGCTGCGGCTTCCTCGGGCTGCTGCACCTGGAGATCATCCAGGAGCGGCTGTCGCGCGAGTTCGACCTCAACCTGATCGCGACCGCGCCGAGCGTCATCTACAAGATGAAGCTCAACGACGGCTCCGAGATCGAGATCCACAATCCCATCGACATGCCCGACGTGGTCAAGATCGCGGAGATCCAGGAGCCCTGGATCGAGGCCACGATCCTCACCCCCGACGAATATCTCGGCAGCGTGCTGAAACTGTGCCAGGACCGCCGCGGCTCGCAGAAGGAGCTGACCTATGTCGGCTCGCGCGCGATGGTGAAATACGACCTGCCGCTCAACGAAGTCGTGTTCGACTTCTACGACCGCCTGAAGTCCGTCTCCAAGGGCTACGCCTCGTTCGACTATCATCTCACCGACTACAAGCCGGCCGATCTGGTCAAGATGCAGATCCTGGTCAACAACGAACCGGTCGATGCGCTCTCGATGCTGGTGCATCGCACCCGCGCCGAAGGCCGCGGCCGCGCCATGGTCGAGAAGATGAAGGACCTGATCCCGCCGCACATGTTCCAGATCCCGATCCAGGCGGCGATCGGCGGCAAGGTGATCGCGCGCGAAACCGTCCGCGCGCTGCGCAAGGACGTCACCGCCAAGTGCTACGGCGGCGACATCACGCGTAAACGAAAACTTCTGGAGAAGCAGAAGGAAGGCAAGAAGAAGATGCGGCAGTTCGGCAAGGTCGACAT
- a CDS encoding glycosyltransferase family 39 protein translates to MLTTSLPTARARTRTRISFGRFRAWLVASATGPETRLWLVIQLAILHAVLWTFILINLKAAQDVHMDVAEAYGWGQKFLLGYGKHPPLSGWVAGLWFTVFPATDWATYALAMATVGVGMVICWLLSLRVVDARRAFLVVVMLALYPIFNFKGFKYNPDLLQLVTLPLLVLAYLNAFEKRSWQSGIWFGLAGALALMTKYWVLTMIGAIGLAALIHPERMRFLLSPAPWVAIATMAVAMIPHIVWLADAHFVPLTYAGDTYSLEDSSLVHQLVAGYFLHNVALLALPVALAALAMALVPHWFTLLLRAPSRIVTRAWARGANAGVDLSQALNVWIIQIIVAVGPPLGALVFSIYMKTDWGISLFFLVPLALVAIPALRVQRAVLVNIVAIWLVLSVATLMASPWIAAREMAANAGNTATYGARSDLARELTQAWHARFASRWTIVAGTMESIQPMVFYSPDHPTAFVPIEAWDSGLISRDDIKTSGFIGVFDPTDGRLPAFEKWVSETAPNAERIVMTTRRFTRGKAGPSMSWNIYIAPPAK, encoded by the coding sequence ATGTTGACCACCTCTCTTCCCACCGCCAGGGCGCGTACCAGGACCCGGATCAGCTTTGGCCGCTTCCGGGCCTGGCTGGTTGCCAGCGCGACGGGGCCGGAGACGCGCCTGTGGCTGGTGATTCAGCTCGCGATCCTGCATGCGGTGCTCTGGACCTTCATCCTGATCAATCTCAAGGCGGCGCAGGACGTTCACATGGACGTCGCGGAAGCCTATGGCTGGGGCCAGAAATTCCTGCTCGGCTACGGCAAGCACCCGCCGCTGTCGGGCTGGGTCGCCGGCCTCTGGTTCACCGTGTTCCCGGCGACCGACTGGGCGACCTATGCGCTGGCGATGGCGACCGTCGGTGTCGGCATGGTGATCTGCTGGCTGCTGAGCTTGCGCGTCGTGGACGCGCGGCGCGCATTCCTGGTCGTGGTGATGCTCGCGCTCTACCCGATCTTCAACTTCAAGGGCTTCAAGTACAACCCGGACCTGCTGCAGCTCGTCACGCTGCCGCTTCTGGTGCTCGCCTATCTCAATGCCTTCGAGAAGCGGAGCTGGCAGTCCGGCATCTGGTTCGGGCTCGCCGGCGCGCTGGCGCTGATGACGAAATACTGGGTGCTGACCATGATCGGCGCCATCGGTCTTGCGGCGCTGATCCATCCGGAGCGGATGAGATTCCTGTTGTCGCCGGCCCCGTGGGTCGCGATCGCGACCATGGCGGTCGCGATGATCCCGCACATCGTCTGGCTCGCGGACGCGCATTTCGTGCCGCTGACCTATGCCGGCGACACCTACAGCCTCGAGGACAGCAGCCTCGTGCATCAGCTCGTCGCCGGCTACTTCCTGCATAATGTTGCGCTGCTGGCCTTGCCGGTGGCGCTCGCCGCGCTGGCCATGGCGCTGGTGCCGCATTGGTTCACGCTGCTGCTGCGCGCGCCCTCGCGTATCGTCACCAGGGCCTGGGCGCGCGGCGCCAATGCGGGCGTCGATCTCTCGCAGGCGCTGAACGTCTGGATCATCCAGATCATCGTCGCGGTCGGCCCGCCGCTCGGCGCGCTGGTCTTCAGCATCTACATGAAGACCGATTGGGGCATCTCGCTGTTCTTCCTGGTGCCGCTCGCGCTGGTCGCGATCCCCGCGCTGCGGGTGCAGCGCGCAGTGCTGGTCAACATCGTCGCAATCTGGCTCGTGCTCAGCGTCGCGACGCTCATGGCCTCGCCCTGGATCGCCGCGCGCGAGATGGCCGCCAATGCCGGCAACACCGCGACCTACGGCGCACGCTCGGATCTCGCACGCGAGCTGACGCAGGCCTGGCACGCGCGCTTCGCCTCGCGCTGGACGATCGTCGCGGGCACCATGGAGTCGATCCAGCCGATGGTGTTCTACAGCCCCGATCATCCCACCGCATTCGTGCCGATCGAAGCCTGGGATTCCGGACTGATCTCGCGCGACGACATCAAGACATCTGGCTTCATCGGCGTGTTCGATCCGACCGACGGCCGCCTGCCGGCGTTCGAGAAATGGGTGTCGGAGACCGCGCCGAACGCCGAGCGCATCGTGATGACCACGCGCCGCTTCACTCGCGGCAAGGCCGGCCCGTCGATGAGCTGGAACATCTACATCGCGCCGCCGGCGAAGTGA
- a CDS encoding HPr family phosphocarrier protein — translation MSDDASQAGSGVPAGAISKDLLIINKRGLHARASAKFVQAVERFNAQVWVTRGGETVGGTSIMGLMMLAAGPGTTITVAAAGAEADAALAAITELVESKFNEEGI, via the coding sequence ATGAGCGACGACGCGTCGCAAGCCGGGTCGGGCGTGCCCGCGGGCGCGATCTCCAAGGACCTCCTGATCATCAACAAGCGCGGCCTGCATGCGCGTGCCTCGGCGAAGTTCGTCCAGGCGGTCGAGCGCTTCAACGCGCAGGTGTGGGTGACACGCGGCGGCGAGACCGTCGGCGGCACCTCGATCATGGGCCTGATGATGCTCGCGGCCGGACCGGGCACGACGATCACGGTGGCCGCGGCCGGCGCCGAAGCGGATGCCGCGCTCGCGGCGATCACGGAGCTCGTTGAAAGCAAGTTCAACGAGGAAGGGATCTGA
- a CDS encoding PTS sugar transporter subunit IIA, which yields MIGLVLVTHGRLADEFKAALEHVMGPQKQIEAITIGAEDDSDLCRSDIIEAVNRVDSGDGVAILTDMFGGTPSNLAISCMSRPKVEVLAGINLPMLVKLAKVREERALPDAIAMAQEAGRKYVTIASRVLAGK from the coding sequence ATGATTGGTCTAGTACTTGTGACCCACGGGCGCCTTGCCGACGAGTTCAAGGCAGCGCTTGAGCATGTCATGGGCCCACAAAAGCAAATCGAAGCGATCACGATCGGCGCCGAAGATGATTCCGATCTCTGTCGAAGCGACATCATCGAGGCGGTTAACCGCGTCGATTCCGGCGATGGGGTTGCGATCCTCACCGACATGTTCGGCGGCACGCCGTCCAACCTGGCGATATCCTGCATGAGCCGGCCGAAGGTCGAAGTCCTCGCGGGCATCAACCTTCCCATGCTGGTGAAGCTCGCCAAGGTGCGCGAAGAGCGTGCGCTGCCTGACGCGATCGCGATGGCCCAGGAAGCGGGCCGCAAATACGTCACCATCGCCAGCCGCGTGCTCGCCGGCAAATGA
- a CDS encoding sensor histidine kinase yields MLDRTQPDENQSAGDVASDGGLEHVAEDRPAAQGWRPLNWLKRAGQFFFALSFSSLTRRIVSLNLAGLVALVASILYLSQFRAGLIDARAQSLLVQAEIIAGAIAASATVQTNTITIDPDRLLDLKPGETYGGPDEYSPLDFPINPERVAPVLRTLISPTKTRARIYDPNGSLLLDSRNLENVLRLNLPPPADKPGFVERGMVAVRTWLNRGDLPLYRELGPENGNGYAEVSDALQGQKRSMVRVNARGEVIVSVAVPVLRSRAIHGALMLSTQGDDIDQMVTAERLAILKVGGVAAAVMIMLSLLLASTIAGPVRRLADSAESVRRRIKARIEIPDFTRRRDEIGHLSGALRDMTSALYSRIEAIEMFAADVAHELKNPLTSLRSAVETLPLARNENSRARLLEVIEHDVKRLDRLISDISDASRLDAELQRQDAVPVDLRRLLTTLVSVANETKLGHDVAVETRFEGRSPTDAFAVTGHDSRLGQVVSNLISNAQSFSEAGSKVRLTCRRVRSEIEIVVDDDGPGIRDDALERIFERFYTDRPHQGFGQNSGLGLSISKQIVDAHGGRIWAENRAGPLDADGAPTVAGARFVVRLPAL; encoded by the coding sequence TTGCTTGACCGAACGCAGCCTGACGAGAACCAGAGCGCCGGGGATGTCGCATCCGACGGCGGTCTGGAGCACGTCGCCGAGGACAGGCCGGCCGCGCAGGGCTGGCGACCGCTGAACTGGCTGAAGCGCGCCGGACAGTTCTTCTTCGCGCTGTCCTTCTCGAGCCTGACCCGCCGCATCGTCTCGCTCAACCTTGCCGGTCTCGTCGCGCTGGTCGCGAGCATCCTCTACCTGTCGCAGTTCCGCGCCGGCCTGATCGACGCGCGCGCGCAGAGCCTGCTGGTGCAGGCCGAAATCATCGCCGGCGCGATTGCGGCGTCCGCGACCGTCCAGACCAACACCATCACCATCGATCCCGATCGGCTGCTCGACCTCAAGCCGGGCGAGACCTATGGCGGACCGGACGAGTATTCGCCGCTGGACTTTCCGATCAATCCGGAACGCGTGGCGCCCGTGCTGCGCACGCTGATCTCCCCGACCAAGACGCGCGCCCGCATCTACGATCCGAACGGCAGCCTGCTGCTCGACAGCCGCAATCTCGAAAACGTGCTGCGCCTCAACCTGCCGCCGCCGGCCGACAAGCCCGGCTTCGTCGAGCGCGGCATGGTCGCGGTGCGCACATGGCTGAACCGCGGCGACCTGCCGCTCTATCGCGAGCTCGGGCCCGAGAACGGCAACGGCTATGCGGAAGTCAGTGACGCGCTCCAGGGCCAGAAGCGCTCGATGGTGCGGGTCAATGCGCGCGGCGAGGTAATCGTCTCGGTCGCGGTCCCCGTGCTGCGCTCGCGCGCCATCCACGGCGCGCTGATGCTGTCCACCCAGGGCGACGACATCGACCAGATGGTCACCGCCGAGCGCCTCGCCATCCTGAAGGTCGGCGGCGTCGCTGCCGCGGTCATGATCATGCTGTCGCTGCTGCTCGCCAGCACGATCGCAGGACCGGTGCGCCGGCTTGCCGACAGCGCCGAGAGCGTTCGCCGCCGCATCAAGGCCCGCATCGAGATTCCCGACTTCACCCGCCGCCGCGACGAGATCGGACATCTTTCCGGCGCGCTGCGCGACATGACCAGCGCGCTCTACAGCCGGATCGAAGCCATCGAAATGTTCGCCGCCGACGTCGCGCACGAACTGAAGAATCCGCTGACCTCGCTGCGTTCCGCGGTCGAGACGCTGCCGCTGGCGCGCAACGAGAACAGCCGCGCCCGCCTGCTCGAGGTGATCGAGCACGACGTCAAGCGGCTGGACCGGCTGATTTCGGACATCTCCGACGCCAGCCGCCTCGACGCCGAATTGCAGCGCCAGGATGCGGTCCCGGTCGACCTGCGCCGCCTGCTGACGACACTCGTGTCCGTCGCCAACGAGACCAAGCTCGGCCATGACGTCGCGGTCGAGACCCGCTTCGAGGGCCGCAGCCCAACCGACGCCTTCGCCGTGACCGGCCATGATTCGCGGCTCGGGCAGGTGGTTTCCAACCTGATCTCCAACGCGCAATCCTTCTCGGAAGCAGGCAGCAAGGTGCGCCTCACCTGCCGCCGCGTCCGCTCCGAGATCGAGATCGTGGTCGACGACGATGGCCCCGGCATCCGCGACGACGCGCTGGAGCGCATCTTCGAGCGCTTCTACACCGACCGTCCGCATCAAGGCTTCGGCCAGAACTCCGGCCTCGGCCTGTCGATTTCCAAGCAGATCGTCGATGCCCATGGCGGACGCATCTGGGCCGAGAACCGTGCGGGCCCGCTGGACGCGGACGGCGCGCCGACGGTTGCCGGCGCGCGCTTCGTGGTGAGGCTGCCGGCGCTATGA
- a CDS encoding response regulator transcription factor, whose product MPTIALVDDDRNILTSVSIALEAEGYRIMTYTDGASALDGFRTTQPDLAILDIKMPRMDGMETLRRLRQKSDLPVIFLTSKDEEIDELFGLKMGADDFIRKPFSQRLLVERVKAVLRRSAPKDPTVAPKENDAKALDRGLLRMDPERHTCTWKNEPVTLTVTEFLILQALATRPGVVKSRNALMDAAYDDQVYVDDRTIDSHIKRLRKKFKVVDNEFEMIETLYGVGYRFKEA is encoded by the coding sequence ATGCCCACAATCGCTTTGGTCGACGACGACCGCAACATTCTCACATCCGTCTCGATCGCGCTGGAGGCCGAAGGCTACCGCATCATGACCTACACGGACGGCGCCTCCGCGCTTGACGGTTTCCGTACCACTCAACCCGATCTCGCCATCCTCGACATCAAGATGCCGCGCATGGACGGCATGGAGACGCTGCGTCGTCTCAGGCAGAAGTCCGACCTGCCGGTGATCTTCCTGACCTCCAAGGACGAAGAGATCGACGAGCTGTTCGGCCTCAAGATGGGCGCCGACGACTTCATCCGCAAACCGTTCTCGCAGCGTCTGCTGGTCGAGCGCGTCAAGGCCGTGCTGCGCCGCTCGGCGCCGAAGGACCCGACCGTCGCTCCGAAGGAGAACGACGCCAAGGCGCTCGACCGCGGCCTGCTGCGGATGGATCCGGAACGCCATACCTGCACCTGGAAGAACGAGCCGGTGACGCTGACCGTCACCGAATTCCTGATCCTCCAGGCGCTGGCGACCCGGCCCGGCGTGGTCAAGAGCCGCAACGCGCTGATGGACGCCGCCTATGACGACCAAGTCTATGTCGACGACCGCACCATCGACAGCCACATCAAGCGGCTGCGCAAGAAGTTCAAGGTGGTCGACAACGAGTTCGAGATGATCGAGACGCTGTACGGCGTCGGCTACCGCTTCAAGGAAGCCTGA
- a CDS encoding HugZ family protein, whose translation MQPTSDFDPGKLARSLLRRSRQGALATLMAGSGDPYCSLVNLASHPDGSPILLISGLAVHTRNILADSRVSLMLDERAAGDPLEGARIMLSGRAEPAAADKELLQRRYLNAHPSAEAFVSFKDFSFFRIRPTGTHLVAGFGRIVDLRPEQFLTDLTAAEDLLAAEEGAVEHMNADHRDAMGLYATKLLGAPEGDWRCTGCDPDGLDMQDGQTALRLDFPERVTNGTALRKMLVHLVGEARKTVD comes from the coding sequence ATGCAACCGACCTCCGATTTCGACCCCGGAAAGCTCGCCAGATCGCTGCTCAGGCGGTCGCGCCAAGGTGCGCTGGCAACCCTGATGGCGGGCTCCGGCGATCCCTATTGTTCCTTGGTCAATCTGGCCAGCCACCCGGACGGCTCCCCGATCCTGCTGATCTCGGGATTGGCGGTCCACACCAGGAACATCCTCGCAGACAGCCGGGTCTCGCTCATGCTGGACGAGCGTGCGGCCGGCGATCCCCTCGAAGGCGCCCGGATCATGCTGTCCGGCCGGGCCGAACCGGCCGCAGCCGATAAGGAACTCCTCCAGCGGCGGTATCTCAATGCTCATCCTTCGGCTGAAGCCTTTGTATCGTTTAAGGATTTCTCCTTCTTCCGGATCCGGCCCACGGGCACCCATCTGGTCGCCGGCTTTGGCCGCATCGTCGACCTCAGGCCGGAGCAGTTCCTCACCGACCTCACCGCCGCCGAGGACCTGCTGGCGGCGGAGGAGGGCGCCGTCGAGCACATGAACGCCGACCACCGCGATGCCATGGGCCTCTATGCCACGAAGCTTCTTGGCGCGCCCGAGGGCGACTGGCGCTGCACCGGCTGCGACCCTGACGGTCTCGACATGCAGGACGGCCAGACCGCGCTGCGGCTGGACTTCCCGGAGCGCGTGACCAATGGCACGGCGCTACGAAAAATGCTGGTGCACCTCGTTGGCGAGGCACGCAAGACGGTGGACTGA
- a CDS encoding CHAT domain-containing protein produces the protein MTRRRLTLVAGLALAITASLVTPGFGQKGNLASDSARINTLRSAGKYSEALPLAQAMVASLEKTTNNRDLAGALNNLAQIHADQGYDDQAEPIYKRAIALMEKGTGLDSVEIAPVLNNLAALYQRQSRLTEAEPLFKRALAVREKALSREHPDVGQSLNNLGTLYVKQQHYADAEPLFQRALAIYQKVGGPEHPAVATLLNNLGQLYRDLNRDAEAEAPIRRSLAIREKVLGPDHPDVARSLNNLAGLYEHQQRYADAEPLYRRALAIRERALGPDHPDVATSTSNLAYFLYASGRNADALPLAERTLRNDRAQLRVVLPVLFAARQQHLLPDDKALDGALAAIQRGTQSSAASAVNKLAVRLAAGSDRLAELVRRDQDLAAESEALDKAIIVAVSKQSAQRDVPAEQRSRARIATIANERAGLQKTFTVEFPDYASLSNPLPLAVKDIQPLLSADEAMVLFSVVDKQSHVIAITREGVEWKEIPLGADALAQKVTAFRRGLDVGKARDASGKSGLFDLALANELYVALLGPVEALTKDKRNLLVVPSAALTALPFHLLVTEKPQAAIPDTLDGYRGAAWLLRRQAVSVLPSVVSLKSLRAFARRDQGVKPMTGFGDPVFNPALEGPADRRAANGKVAARSIVTSAYTDFWRGAGVDRARLAQALPQLPDTADELNAVAKDVGAAAADIHLGRDASETTLKRAALAQYSIIYFATHGLVAGDIKGLGEPSLALSIPEQPTELDDGLLTASEVAQLKLNADWVVLSACNTIAGDMPGAEALSGLARSFFYAGARALLVSHWAVDSEAATRLTTSTFELLKNEPEIGRAEALRRAMLAYVDDTSSPRNAYPAMWGPFALIGEGEVR, from the coding sequence ATGACACGTCGTCGTTTGACGCTGGTCGCGGGTTTGGCGCTCGCGATCACTGCATCGCTGGTCACGCCCGGTTTTGGCCAGAAGGGCAATCTCGCATCGGACAGCGCAAGGATCAACACGCTGAGAAGCGCCGGCAAATATTCGGAAGCTCTGCCGCTGGCGCAGGCCATGGTGGCGTCTCTCGAGAAGACCACCAACAATCGCGACCTCGCAGGCGCGCTCAACAATCTCGCGCAAATCCATGCCGACCAGGGCTACGACGACCAGGCCGAGCCGATCTACAAGCGCGCCATCGCGCTGATGGAAAAAGGGACGGGTCTCGACAGCGTCGAGATCGCACCGGTCCTGAACAACCTTGCTGCACTTTATCAGCGGCAGAGCCGGCTCACCGAGGCTGAGCCGCTGTTCAAGCGCGCGCTCGCTGTTCGCGAGAAGGCGCTGTCGCGCGAGCATCCCGATGTCGGCCAGTCGCTCAACAATCTCGGCACGCTCTATGTGAAGCAGCAGCACTATGCGGACGCGGAGCCCTTGTTTCAGCGAGCGCTTGCGATCTACCAGAAGGTCGGTGGCCCCGAGCATCCGGCCGTCGCGACCCTCCTGAACAATCTCGGTCAACTCTATCGCGATCTCAACCGCGACGCGGAGGCCGAAGCACCGATCAGGCGCTCGCTCGCGATCCGCGAAAAGGTGCTGGGGCCGGATCATCCCGACGTCGCCCGCTCGCTGAACAATCTCGCCGGCCTCTACGAGCACCAGCAGCGCTATGCCGATGCCGAGCCGCTCTATCGCCGCGCGCTTGCTATCCGCGAGCGGGCGCTCGGACCCGATCACCCCGATGTCGCAACCTCGACCAGCAACCTTGCTTATTTCCTCTACGCGTCAGGCCGGAACGCGGACGCGCTGCCTCTCGCGGAAAGAACCCTCCGCAATGACCGCGCACAGCTGCGTGTCGTGCTGCCGGTCCTGTTCGCCGCGCGGCAGCAACATCTGCTGCCCGACGACAAGGCGCTGGACGGCGCGCTCGCCGCGATCCAGCGCGGCACGCAATCCTCTGCCGCATCGGCCGTGAACAAGCTGGCCGTGCGCCTTGCTGCCGGCAGCGACCGGCTTGCCGAGCTGGTGCGCCGGGATCAGGACCTCGCGGCCGAGTCCGAGGCGCTCGACAAGGCGATCATCGTCGCGGTGTCGAAGCAGTCGGCCCAGCGCGATGTCCCGGCCGAGCAGCGCAGCCGTGCGCGGATCGCGACGATTGCGAACGAGCGTGCGGGCTTGCAGAAGACGTTCACCGTCGAGTTCCCGGACTACGCCTCGCTTTCCAATCCCCTGCCACTGGCCGTGAAGGACATCCAGCCGCTGCTGTCGGCCGACGAGGCGATGGTGCTCTTTTCCGTGGTCGACAAGCAGAGTCATGTCATCGCGATCACGCGCGAGGGTGTCGAGTGGAAGGAGATTCCGCTCGGCGCGGACGCGCTGGCGCAGAAGGTCACTGCGTTCCGCCGGGGACTCGATGTCGGCAAGGCGCGCGATGCGTCCGGCAAATCCGGATTGTTCGATCTTGCGCTCGCCAACGAGCTCTATGTCGCACTGCTCGGTCCGGTCGAGGCGCTGACGAAGGACAAGCGCAATTTGCTGGTGGTGCCGTCGGCCGCGCTGACCGCCTTGCCGTTTCACCTGCTCGTCACGGAGAAGCCGCAGGCTGCGATCCCGGATACGCTCGATGGCTATCGCGGCGCCGCCTGGCTGCTGCGGCGTCAGGCCGTGTCGGTGCTGCCGTCGGTGGTCAGCCTGAAATCGCTGCGTGCCTTCGCGCGGAGGGACCAGGGCGTGAAGCCGATGACCGGCTTTGGCGATCCCGTGTTCAATCCGGCGCTGGAGGGGCCGGCCGATCGCCGCGCAGCGAATGGAAAGGTTGCCGCGCGCAGCATCGTGACATCAGCCTATACCGACTTCTGGCGCGGTGCCGGCGTCGATCGCGCGCGGCTTGCGCAGGCGCTGCCGCAATTGCCGGATACCGCGGACGAGTTGAACGCGGTGGCCAAGGATGTCGGCGCGGCCGCGGCCGACATCCATCTCGGCCGCGATGCCAGCGAGACGACATTGAAGCGTGCAGCGCTTGCTCAATACAGCATCATCTACTTTGCCACCCACGGCCTCGTTGCTGGCGACATCAAGGGATTGGGCGAGCCTTCGCTGGCTCTCTCCATTCCCGAGCAGCCCACGGAGCTGGATGACGGCCTGCTCACGGCGAGCGAAGTCGCCCAGCTCAAGCTCAATGCGGATTGGGTTGTGCTGTCGGCCTGCAACACCATTGCCGGCGACATGCCCGGCGCTGAAGCCCTGTCGGGACTGGCGCGCTCGTTCTTCTACGCCGGCGCTCGCGCGCTGCTGGTCTCGCATTGGGCTGTGGACTCGGAAGCTGCCACACGCTTGACCACCTCGACTTTCGAGCTGCTCAAAAACGAACCAGAAATCGGCCGTGCCGAAGCCTTGCGCCGCGCGATGTTGGCGTATGTTGATGACACCTCGTCGCCGCGCAATGCTTACCCCGCGATGTGGGGACCGTTCGCACTGATCGGCGAAGGCGAGGTACGATAG